In one Pseudomonas tensinigenes genomic region, the following are encoded:
- the rplO gene encoding 50S ribosomal protein L15: protein MKLNDLSPAPGSRREKHRPGRGIGSGLGKTGGRGHKGQTSRSGGTIAPGFEGGQQPLHRRLPKFGFVSLKAMDRAEVRLSELAKVEGDIVTVQSLKDANVINVNVQRVKIMLSGEVTRAVTIGKGIGATKGARAAIEAAGGKFEE from the coding sequence ATGAAACTCAATGATCTGAGTCCAGCGCCGGGTTCCCGTCGCGAAAAGCATCGTCCGGGCCGTGGTATCGGTAGCGGTTTGGGTAAGACTGGTGGCCGTGGTCACAAAGGTCAGACCTCCCGCTCCGGTGGCACTATTGCTCCAGGCTTTGAAGGCGGTCAACAGCCGCTGCATCGTCGTCTGCCGAAGTTCGGTTTCGTTTCCCTGAAAGCCATGGATCGCGCAGAAGTGCGTCTGTCCGAACTGGCTAAAGTGGAAGGCGACATCGTCACCGTGCAGTCCCTGAAAGATGCCAACGTGATCAACGTCAACGTACAGCGTGTGAAAATCATGCTGTCCGGTGAAGTGACTCGCGCTGTCACTATCGGCAAGGGAATCGGCGCCACCAAAGGTGCGCGTGCGGCTATCGAAGCAGCTGGCGGCAAGTTCGAGGAATAA
- the rpsM gene encoding 30S ribosomal protein S13 has product MARIAGVNIPDNKHTVISLTYIYGVGRTTAQKICAETGVNPAAKIKDLSDEQIEQLRGEVAKFTTEGDLRREINMKIKRLMDLGCYRGLRHRRGLPVRGQRTKTNARTRKGPRKPIRK; this is encoded by the coding sequence ATGGCCCGTATTGCAGGCGTTAACATTCCAGATAACAAGCATACTGTTATCTCGCTGACCTACATCTATGGTGTTGGTCGCACTACTGCGCAGAAAATTTGCGCAGAGACTGGGGTAAACCCAGCCGCAAAGATCAAAGATCTGAGCGACGAGCAGATTGAGCAGTTGCGTGGCGAAGTGGCGAAGTTCACCACTGAAGGTGACCTGCGTCGCGAAATCAACATGAAAATCAAGCGTTTGATGGACCTCGGTTGCTACCGTGGTCTGCGTCATCGTCGTGGTCTTCCAGTGCGCGGTCAGCGTACCAAGACTAACGCGCGTACCCGTAAAGGTCCGCGTAAGCCGATCCGCAAGTAA
- the rpsE gene encoding 30S ribosomal protein S5: MSNNDQKRDEGYIEKLVQVNRVAKTVKGGRIFTFTALTVVGDGKGRVGFGRGKSREVPAAIQKAMEAARRNMIQVDLNGTTLQYAMKSAHGASKVYMQPASEGTGIIAGGAMRAVLEVAGVQNVLAKCYGSTNPVNVVHATFKGLKAMQSPESIAAKRGKSVKEIF; encoded by the coding sequence ATGTCAAATAACGACCAAAAGCGCGACGAAGGCTACATTGAGAAGCTGGTTCAAGTTAACCGCGTAGCCAAAACCGTTAAAGGCGGCCGTATCTTCACTTTCACCGCGTTGACCGTGGTTGGTGATGGTAAAGGGCGTGTTGGCTTCGGCCGTGGCAAGTCGCGTGAAGTGCCTGCTGCGATCCAGAAGGCAATGGAAGCTGCTCGCCGCAACATGATCCAAGTTGATCTGAACGGCACCACTCTGCAGTACGCAATGAAGTCCGCTCACGGCGCTTCGAAGGTGTACATGCAGCCTGCTTCTGAAGGTACCGGTATCATCGCTGGCGGCGCTATGCGTGCTGTCCTCGAAGTTGCTGGCGTTCAGAACGTTCTGGCCAAGTGCTACGGCTCGACTAACCCGGTAAACGTGGTTCACGCCACTTTCAAAGGTTTGAAAGCTATGCAGTCTCCTGAATCCATTGCCGCCAAGCGTGGCAAAAGCGTCAAGGAGATCTTCTGA
- the rplP gene encoding 50S ribosomal protein L16 encodes MLQPKRTKFRKQMTGHNRGLAQRGSKVSFGEFALKSVARGRLTARQIESARRALTRHVKRGGKIWIRVFPDKPISKKPLEVRMGKGKGSVEYWVAQIQPGKVLYEIEGVSEELAREAFALAAAKLPLATAFVKRTVM; translated from the coding sequence ATGTTGCAACCTAAGCGTACGAAGTTCCGCAAGCAGATGACAGGCCACAACCGTGGTCTGGCTCAGCGCGGTAGCAAAGTCAGCTTCGGCGAGTTCGCGCTGAAGTCTGTAGCTCGTGGTCGTCTCACCGCTCGTCAGATCGAGTCAGCGCGTCGTGCTCTGACCCGTCACGTTAAACGTGGCGGCAAGATCTGGATCCGTGTATTCCCGGACAAGCCTATTTCCAAAAAGCCCCTCGAAGTTCGTATGGGTAAAGGTAAGGGTAGTGTGGAGTACTGGGTTGCCCAGATTCAGCCAGGCAAAGTCCTGTATGAAATCGAGGGTGTTTCTGAAGAGCTGGCGCGTGAGGCTTTTGCCCTGGCTGCTGCAAAGCTGCCGCTCGCCACCGCCTTTGTTAAACGGACGGTGATGTGA
- the rpsK gene encoding 30S ribosomal protein S11, translating to MAKPAARPRKKVKKTVVDGIAHIHASFNNTIVTITDRQGNALSWATSGGSGFRGSRKSTPFAAQVAAERAGQAALEYGLKNLDVNVKGPGPGRESAVRALNGCGYKIASITDVTPIPHNGCRPPKKRRV from the coding sequence ATGGCAAAACCTGCTGCTCGTCCTCGTAAAAAAGTTAAAAAGACAGTGGTTGATGGCATCGCCCACATCCATGCTTCTTTTAACAACACCATCGTGACCATCACCGACCGTCAAGGTAACGCGCTTTCTTGGGCTACCTCCGGTGGTTCGGGTTTCCGCGGTTCCCGCAAGTCCACCCCGTTTGCTGCTCAAGTAGCTGCTGAACGTGCTGGTCAAGCTGCGCTGGAATATGGCCTGAAAAACCTCGACGTTAACGTCAAAGGTCCAGGTCCAGGTCGTGAGTCTGCTGTCCGTGCATTGAACGGCTGTGGCTATAAGATCGCCAGCATCACCGACGTGACGCCAATCCCGCACAACGGGTGCCGTCCGCCGAAGAAGCGCCGCGTGTAA
- the rplE gene encoding 50S ribosomal protein L5, producing MARLKEIYWKEIAPKLKEELKLSNVMEVPRVTKITLNMGLGEAVGDKKVIEHAVADLEKITGQKVVVTYARKSIAGFKVREGWPIGVKVTLRRERMYEFLDRLLSISLPRVRDFRGLNAKSFDGRGNYSMGVKEQIIFPEIDYDKIDALRGLDITLTTTAKNDDEGRALLRAFKFPFRN from the coding sequence ATGGCACGACTAAAAGAGATTTACTGGAAGGAAATCGCACCGAAGCTTAAGGAAGAACTTAAGCTTTCGAACGTGATGGAAGTTCCACGCGTTACAAAAATCACCCTGAACATGGGTCTGGGCGAAGCTGTTGGTGACAAAAAAGTCATCGAGCATGCTGTTGCTGACCTGGAAAAGATCACCGGCCAAAAAGTCGTTGTGACCTACGCTCGTAAATCCATCGCTGGCTTTAAAGTCCGTGAAGGATGGCCGATCGGCGTCAAGGTGACTCTGCGCCGTGAGCGTATGTATGAGTTCCTGGATCGTCTGCTTTCGATCTCCCTGCCTCGGGTTCGCGACTTCCGCGGCCTGAATGCCAAGTCCTTCGATGGTCGTGGTAACTACAGCATGGGCGTGAAAGAGCAGATCATTTTCCCGGAAATCGACTACGACAAGATCGATGCTCTCCGCGGTCTGGACATTACCCTGACCACCACTGCCAAGAACGATGATGAAGGCCGCGCTCTGCTGCGTGCTTTCAAATTCCCGTTCCGCAACTGA
- the rplF gene encoding 50S ribosomal protein L6 yields MSRVAKNPVKLPAGVEVKFAGQQLSVKGAKGTLELNIHSSVEIVEEAGELRFAARNGDQQTRAMAGTTRALVNNMVQGVSQGFERKLQLVGVGYKAQAKGTVLNLALGFSHPVDYELPEGITAETPSQTDILIKGIDKQLVGQVAAEIRDFRPPEPYKGKGVRYADEVVRRKEAKKK; encoded by the coding sequence ATGTCTCGCGTCGCTAAGAACCCCGTTAAGCTGCCAGCCGGTGTCGAAGTAAAATTCGCAGGCCAACAGCTTTCGGTGAAGGGTGCCAAGGGTACTCTTGAACTGAACATCCATTCGTCCGTTGAGATCGTTGAAGAAGCTGGTGAGCTGCGTTTCGCTGCTCGCAATGGCGATCAACAAACTCGCGCAATGGCCGGTACCACGCGTGCGTTGGTAAACAACATGGTCCAAGGCGTAAGCCAAGGCTTCGAGCGCAAGCTCCAGCTGGTCGGTGTTGGTTACAAAGCGCAAGCAAAAGGCACGGTTCTGAACCTGGCCCTTGGCTTCTCGCACCCAGTGGATTACGAACTGCCGGAAGGCATCACCGCTGAGACTCCTAGCCAGACCGATATCCTGATCAAGGGCATCGACAAGCAGCTGGTAGGTCAAGTGGCTGCTGAGATCCGCGACTTCCGTCCACCAGAGCCGTACAAAGGCAAAGGTGTGCGCTACGCGGACGAAGTCGTCCGTCGTAAAGAAGCCAAGAAGAAGTAG
- the rpmD gene encoding 50S ribosomal protein L30: MATVKVTLIKSMTGRIPNHKLCVKGLGLRRIGHTVEVQDTPENRGMINKAYYMLRVEG; this comes from the coding sequence ATGGCTACCGTTAAAGTAACGCTGATCAAAAGCATGACCGGCCGCATCCCTAACCACAAACTGTGCGTTAAGGGTCTGGGTCTGCGTCGCATCGGTCACACTGTAGAAGTCCAGGATACTCCCGAGAATCGCGGGATGATCAACAAGGCTTACTACATGCTGCGTGTCGAGGGTTAA
- a CDS encoding DNA-directed RNA polymerase subunit alpha: MQISVNEFLTPRHIDVQVVSPTRAKITLEPLERGFGHTLGNALRRILLSSMPGCAVVEAEIDGVLHEYSAIEGVQEDVIEILLNLKGLAIKLHGRDEVTLTLSKKGSGVVTAADIQLDHDVEIVNPDHVIANLASNGALNMKLTVARGRGYEPADSRQSDEDESRSIGRLQLDSSFSPVRRIAYVVENARVEQRTNLDKLVIDLETNGTLDPEEAIRRAATILQQQLAAFVDLKGDSEPVVVEQEDEIDPILLRPVDDLELTVRSANCLKAENIYYIGDLIQRTEVELLKTPNLGKKSLTEIKDVLASRGLSLGMRLDNWPPASLKKDDKATA; this comes from the coding sequence ATGCAGATTTCGGTAAATGAGTTCCTGACACCCCGCCATATTGATGTGCAGGTTGTCAGTCCAACCCGCGCCAAGATCACTCTCGAGCCTCTCGAGCGTGGTTTTGGCCACACCCTGGGCAACGCGCTGCGACGCATCCTGTTGTCCTCAATGCCCGGCTGCGCAGTAGTCGAGGCCGAGATTGACGGTGTGCTCCACGAGTACAGCGCCATCGAAGGTGTACAGGAAGACGTAATTGAAATCCTGTTGAACCTTAAAGGTCTGGCCATCAAGCTGCACGGTCGTGACGAAGTTACGCTGACCTTGTCGAAGAAGGGTTCGGGGGTGGTTACCGCTGCCGATATTCAGCTGGATCATGATGTCGAGATCGTTAATCCCGATCACGTAATCGCTAACCTGGCGTCTAACGGCGCCCTGAACATGAAGCTCACCGTAGCTCGTGGTCGTGGTTATGAACCAGCCGACTCGCGTCAGAGCGATGAAGACGAAAGCCGCAGCATCGGTCGCTTGCAGCTTGACTCTTCGTTCAGCCCGGTTCGCCGTATCGCATACGTGGTGGAAAACGCCCGTGTCGAGCAGCGTACCAACCTGGACAAGCTGGTTATTGATCTGGAAACCAACGGTACTCTGGATCCTGAAGAGGCTATCCGCCGCGCTGCAACCATCCTGCAACAGCAGTTGGCTGCGTTCGTCGACCTCAAAGGTGACAGTGAGCCAGTGGTTGTCGAGCAGGAAGACGAGATCGATCCGATCCTGCTTCGCCCGGTTGACGATCTGGAACTGACTGTACGTTCGGCTAACTGCCTTAAGGCGGAAAACATCTACTACATCGGCGACCTGATTCAGCGTACCGAAGTAGAGCTGTTGAAGACTCCGAACCTGGGCAAGAAATCCTTGACTGAAATCAAGGACGTTCTGGCCTCCCGCGGTCTGTCCCTCGGCATGCGCCTCGACAACTGGCCGCCTGCAAGTCTTAAGAAGGACGACAAGGCGACTGCCTGA
- the rpsD gene encoding 30S ribosomal protein S4: protein MARYIGPKCKLARREGTDLFLKSGVRAIESKCNIEAAPGIHGQRRGRQSDYGTQLREKQKVRRIYGVLERQFSGYYKEAAGKKGATGENLLQLLECRLDNVVYRMGFGSTRAESRQLVSHKSISVNGQTVNVPSYQVRAGDVVAVREKAKNQLRIVQALDLCAQRGRVEWVEVDTEKKSGVFKNVPARSDLSADINESLIVELYSK, encoded by the coding sequence ATGGCTCGTTACATTGGTCCAAAATGCAAACTCGCTCGTCGCGAAGGCACCGATCTCTTCCTGAAGAGCGGCGTGCGCGCGATCGAATCGAAGTGCAACATTGAAGCAGCACCTGGTATCCACGGCCAACGCCGCGGTCGCCAGTCCGATTACGGCACCCAACTGCGTGAAAAGCAGAAGGTCCGTCGTATCTACGGCGTTCTCGAGCGTCAGTTCAGCGGCTACTACAAAGAAGCTGCTGGCAAGAAAGGTGCAACCGGTGAAAACCTGCTGCAACTGCTCGAATGCCGTCTGGACAACGTTGTATACCGTATGGGCTTTGGTTCGACTCGTGCCGAATCCCGTCAGCTGGTATCGCACAAGTCGATCAGCGTTAACGGTCAGACCGTAAACGTTCCGTCGTATCAGGTTCGTGCTGGTGACGTGGTTGCAGTTCGCGAGAAAGCAAAAAACCAACTTCGCATTGTCCAAGCTCTCGATCTGTGTGCCCAACGTGGCCGCGTAGAATGGGTAGAAGTAGACACTGAGAAGAAGTCGGGCGTTTTCAAGAACGTTCCTGCTCGCAGTGATCTGTCCGCCGACATCAACGAAAGCCTGATTGTCGAGCTCTACTCCAAGTAA
- the rplR gene encoding 50S ribosomal protein L18 encodes MTDKKVTRLRRARKARLKMHELEVVRLCVFRSSQHIYAQVISADGNKVLASASTLDKELRDGATGNIDAATKVGQLVATRAKAAGVSQVAFDRSGFKYHGRVKALADAAREAGLEF; translated from the coding sequence ATGACCGACAAAAAAGTTACTCGACTGCGTCGCGCTCGCAAAGCACGCCTGAAAATGCACGAACTCGAAGTCGTGCGTCTCTGCGTGTTCCGCTCGTCGCAGCACATCTACGCCCAGGTCATCTCGGCCGACGGCAACAAAGTCCTGGCAAGCGCCTCGACTTTGGATAAAGAACTGCGTGATGGCGCCACTGGCAACATCGACGCGGCCACAAAGGTTGGCCAGCTGGTCGCTACGCGTGCTAAGGCCGCTGGCGTCTCGCAAGTGGCTTTCGACCGCTCTGGCTTCAAGTACCACGGCCGCGTTAAAGCGCTGGCTGATGCTGCTCGTGAAGCTGGGCTGGAGTTCTAA
- the rpsN gene encoding 30S ribosomal protein S14, producing the protein MAKKSMKNRELKRQLTVAKYATKRAALKAIIVDLNASPEARWEATVALQKQPRDASASRMRNRCRLTGRPHGVYRKFGLGRNKLREAAMRGDVPGLVKASW; encoded by the coding sequence ATGGCCAAGAAGAGCATGAAAAACCGTGAGCTGAAGCGTCAGCTCACCGTTGCCAAGTACGCCACCAAGCGTGCAGCGCTGAAAGCTATCATCGTTGATCTGAACGCAAGTCCAGAAGCACGTTGGGAAGCTACCGTAGCTCTGCAGAAGCAACCACGTGACGCAAGCGCTTCGCGCATGCGTAACCGTTGCCGCCTGACTGGTCGTCCGCACGGCGTTTACCGCAAGTTCGGCCTTGGCCGTAACAAGCTGCGTGAAGCTGCAATGCGTGGTGACGTACCAGGTCTGGTTAAAGCCAGCTGGTAA
- the secY gene encoding preprotein translocase subunit SecY, with amino-acid sequence MAKQGALSALGKGGMSELWARLRFLFLAIIVYRIGAHIPVPGINPDRLADLFRQNEGTILSLFNMFSGGALERMSIFALGIMPYISASIIMQLMTAVSPQLEQLKKEGEAGRRKISQYTRYGTVVLALVQAIGMSIGLAGQGVAFTGDFGFHFVAVSTFVAGAMFMMWLGEQITERGVGNGISMLIFSGIVAGLPRAIGQSFESARQGDINIFALVAIGLLAVAIIGFVVFIERGQRRIAVHYAKRQQGRKVFAAQTSHLPLKVNMAGVIPAIFASSILLFPASLGAWFGQSEGMGWLQDISQSIAPGQPLNILLFSAGIIFFCFFYTALMFNPKDVAENLKKSGAFIPGIRPGEQSARYIDGVLTRLTMFGALYMTAVCLLPQFLVVAANVPFYLGGTSLLIVVVVVMDFMSQVQSHLVSHQYESLMKKANLKGYGSGMLR; translated from the coding sequence ATGGCTAAGCAAGGTGCTCTCTCTGCGCTCGGCAAAGGCGGTATGTCTGAACTCTGGGCTCGTCTGCGTTTTCTGTTCCTGGCGATTATCGTCTACCGAATAGGCGCACACATCCCGGTTCCAGGTATCAACCCGGACCGACTCGCAGACCTGTTTCGACAGAATGAGGGGACCATTCTTAGCTTGTTCAACATGTTCTCCGGCGGCGCGCTGGAACGGATGAGCATCTTTGCACTGGGGATCATGCCGTACATTTCGGCATCGATCATCATGCAATTGATGACAGCCGTCAGCCCGCAGCTGGAGCAGTTGAAGAAGGAAGGTGAAGCTGGCCGTCGCAAGATTAGCCAGTACACCCGCTACGGCACCGTCGTCCTCGCTCTGGTTCAGGCTATTGGCATGTCCATTGGTCTGGCGGGGCAGGGCGTTGCGTTCACTGGTGACTTTGGCTTCCATTTCGTCGCGGTATCCACTTTTGTGGCTGGTGCGATGTTCATGATGTGGCTGGGTGAGCAGATTACTGAGCGTGGTGTAGGCAACGGTATCTCGATGTTGATTTTTTCGGGTATCGTCGCCGGTCTTCCGAGAGCAATCGGGCAGTCTTTCGAGTCTGCGCGTCAGGGTGATATCAACATCTTCGCCTTGGTTGCCATCGGTTTGCTGGCAGTAGCGATTATCGGTTTCGTGGTGTTCATTGAGCGTGGTCAGCGTCGTATTGCTGTTCACTACGCCAAGCGTCAGCAGGGCCGCAAGGTTTTTGCTGCACAGACAAGCCACTTGCCGCTTAAGGTGAACATGGCCGGTGTTATTCCGGCTATTTTCGCGAGCAGCATTTTGCTGTTCCCGGCTTCGTTGGGTGCCTGGTTCGGTCAGTCTGAAGGTATGGGCTGGTTGCAGGACATCTCGCAGTCGATCGCTCCTGGTCAGCCGTTGAATATTCTGCTGTTTAGTGCAGGGATTATTTTCTTCTGCTTCTTCTATACGGCGTTGATGTTCAATCCGAAAGACGTAGCGGAAAACCTGAAGAAGTCCGGTGCCTTTATTCCGGGCATCCGTCCAGGTGAGCAGTCTGCGCGCTATATTGATGGCGTTCTGACTCGCTTGACCATGTTCGGTGCTCTTTACATGACGGCCGTGTGCCTGTTGCCCCAGTTCCTGGTGGTTGCAGCAAACGTTCCGTTCTACCTTGGCGGGACCTCGTTGCTGATCGTGGTCGTGGTTGTGATGGACTTCATGTCCCAAGTACAATCGCACCTCGTTTCGCACCAGTACGAATCCCTGATGAAGAAAGCCAACCTGAAGGGTTACGGCAGCGGCATGTTGCGCTGA
- the rplX gene encoding 50S ribosomal protein L24 translates to MQKIRRDDEIIVIAGKDKGKRGKVLKVLANNRLVISGLNLVKRHTKPNPMSGVQGGIVEKEAPLDASNVAIFNGETNKADRVGFKVEDGKKIRVFKSTQKAVDA, encoded by the coding sequence ATGCAAAAGATTCGTCGTGACGACGAGATCATCGTGATCGCCGGCAAAGACAAAGGTAAGCGCGGTAAGGTGCTCAAGGTTCTTGCTAATAACCGTCTGGTTATCAGCGGTCTGAACCTGGTCAAGCGTCATACCAAGCCTAACCCGATGTCGGGCGTGCAAGGCGGTATCGTCGAAAAAGAAGCTCCACTGGACGCTTCTAACGTCGCCATTTTCAACGGCGAAACCAACAAGGCTGACCGCGTTGGTTTCAAAGTAGAAGACGGCAAGAAAATTCGTGTCTTCAAGTCGACCCAAAAAGCGGTTGATGCTTGA
- the rpmC gene encoding 50S ribosomal protein L29 produces the protein MKANELREKSAQQLNEQLLGLLRDQFNLRMQKATGQLGQSHLLSQVKRDIARVKTVLNQQAGK, from the coding sequence ATGAAAGCGAATGAACTTCGTGAAAAATCCGCACAGCAGCTGAACGAGCAACTGCTCGGCTTGCTGCGCGACCAGTTCAATCTGCGTATGCAGAAAGCAACTGGCCAGTTGGGGCAGTCTCATCTGCTCTCGCAAGTTAAACGTGACATCGCTCGCGTGAAGACTGTGCTCAACCAGCAGGCAGGTAAGTGA
- the rpsQ gene encoding 30S ribosomal protein S17 — protein sequence MAEAEKTVRTLTGRVVSDKMDKTITVLIERRVKHPIYGKYVKRSTKLHAHDETNQCHIGDKVTIRETRPMAKTKSWALVDVLERAVEV from the coding sequence ATGGCTGAAGCCGAAAAAACTGTCCGTACGCTGACTGGCCGTGTTGTCAGCGACAAGATGGACAAAACCATCACCGTATTGATCGAGCGTCGCGTAAAGCACCCGATCTACGGTAAATACGTTAAGCGTTCGACTAAGCTGCACGCGCACGACGAAACCAACCAGTGCCACATCGGCGACAAAGTCACTATTCGTGAAACTCGTCCTATGGCCAAGACCAAGTCTTGGGCGCTGGTTGATGTTCTCGAACGCGCTGTGGAAGTCTAA
- the rplN gene encoding 50S ribosomal protein L14, producing MIQTQSMLDVADNSGARRVMCIKVLGGSHRRYAGIGDIIKVTVKEAIPRGKVKKGQVMTAVVVRTRHGVRRADGSIIRFDGNAAVLLNNKQEPIGTRIFGPVTRELRTEKFMKIVSLAPEVL from the coding sequence ATGATTCAGACTCAATCCATGCTCGATGTGGCCGATAACAGCGGCGCTCGCCGTGTTATGTGCATCAAGGTGCTGGGTGGCTCCCATCGTCGTTACGCTGGTATCGGTGACATCATCAAAGTTACCGTGAAGGAAGCAATTCCTCGCGGTAAAGTGAAAAAAGGCCAAGTGATGACTGCTGTTGTAGTCCGCACTCGTCACGGCGTACGTCGTGCTGATGGCTCCATTATCCGCTTTGATGGCAACGCTGCTGTTCTTCTGAACAACAAGCAAGAGCCGATCGGCACCCGTATCTTTGGGCCAGTGACCCGTGAACTTCGTACTGAGAAGTTCATGAAGATCGTCTCGCTCGCCCCAGAAGTGCTGTAA
- the rpsC gene encoding 30S ribosomal protein S3 — MGQKVHPIGIRLGIVKEHTSVWYADGRTYADYLFADLKVREYLQDKLKSASVSRIDIHRPAQTARITIHTARPGIVIGKKGEDVEKLRQDLTKQMGVPVHINIEEIRKPELDGMLVAQSVAQQLERRVMFRRAMKRAVQNAMRIGAKGIKIQVSGRLGGAEIARTEWYREGRVPLHTLRADIDYANYEAHTTYGVIGVKVWIFKGEVIGGRQEELKPQAPAPRKKAAK, encoded by the coding sequence ATGGGTCAGAAAGTACATCCCATTGGCATTCGCCTGGGAATCGTCAAGGAGCACACCTCCGTCTGGTACGCAGACGGTCGGACTTATGCGGACTACTTGTTCGCAGATCTGAAAGTGCGTGAGTATCTCCAAGACAAACTAAAAAGCGCGTCCGTAAGCCGTATCGATATCCATCGTCCGGCCCAAACTGCACGTATCACCATCCACACCGCTCGTCCAGGTATCGTTATCGGGAAGAAAGGTGAAGATGTTGAGAAACTGCGTCAGGACCTGACCAAGCAAATGGGTGTGCCTGTGCACATCAATATCGAAGAGATCCGCAAGCCGGAGCTCGACGGTATGCTGGTTGCGCAGAGCGTAGCTCAGCAGCTGGAGCGTCGTGTAATGTTCCGTCGCGCTATGAAGCGCGCAGTTCAGAACGCAATGCGCATTGGTGCCAAGGGCATCAAAATCCAAGTGAGCGGTCGTCTCGGCGGTGCTGAAATCGCACGTACTGAATGGTATCGCGAAGGTCGTGTGCCATTGCACACCCTGCGTGCCGACATCGACTATGCCAACTACGAAGCTCACACCACTTACGGTGTGATCGGTGTAAAGGTTTGGATCTTCAAAGGCGAAGTAATTGGTGGTCGCCAAGAAGAGCTGAAACCACAAGCACCAGCGCCTCGTAAAAAAGCTGCTAAGTAA
- the rpmJ gene encoding 50S ribosomal protein L36, translating into MKVRASVKKLCRNCKIIRREGVVRVICSAEPRHKQRQG; encoded by the coding sequence ATGAAAGTTCGTGCATCGGTGAAAAAGCTGTGCCGTAACTGCAAGATTATTCGCCGCGAAGGTGTTGTTCGAGTAATTTGCAGCGCGGAACCGCGTCACAAACAGCGCCAAGGCTGA
- the rpsH gene encoding 30S ribosomal protein S8 produces MSMQDPLADMLTRIRNAQMAEKSVVSMPSSTLKAAVAKVLKDEGYIADFQITTDAKPSLSIELKYFEGRPVIEEVKRVSRPGLRQYKSVEDLPKVRGGLGVSIVSTNKGVMTDRAARAAGVGGEVLCTVF; encoded by the coding sequence ATGAGTATGCAGGACCCGTTAGCGGACATGCTAACTCGAATCCGTAATGCCCAGATGGCTGAAAAGTCTGTCGTAAGCATGCCATCTTCCACGTTGAAGGCGGCTGTAGCAAAAGTCCTGAAGGACGAAGGTTACATCGCGGATTTTCAGATCACCACCGACGCTAAGCCGTCGTTGTCCATCGAGCTGAAGTACTTCGAAGGCCGTCCGGTTATCGAAGAAGTGAAGCGCGTTAGTCGTCCAGGCCTGCGTCAGTACAAGTCCGTTGAAGATCTGCCGAAAGTTCGTGGCGGTCTTGGCGTGTCTATCGTCTCCACCAACAAAGGTGTGATGACGGATCGTGCTGCGCGCGCTGCCGGTGTCGGCGGCGAAGTTCTTTGCACTGTGTTCTAA
- the rplQ gene encoding 50S ribosomal protein L17: MRHRKSGRHLSRTSSHRKAMFQNMAVSLFEHELIKTTLPKAKELRRVAEPLITLAKTDSLANRRLAFDRTRSKAIVGKLFNDLGKRYATREGGYLRILKCGFRAGDNAPMAYVELVDRATAGEAVSAE; encoded by the coding sequence ATGCGTCATCGTAAAAGTGGTCGTCACCTGAGCCGCACCAGCTCGCACCGCAAGGCCATGTTCCAAAACATGGCGGTGTCGCTGTTCGAGCACGAGCTGATCAAAACTACTCTGCCAAAAGCCAAAGAACTGCGTCGCGTTGCTGAGCCGCTGATCACTCTGGCCAAGACAGACAGCCTGGCTAACCGCCGTCTGGCTTTCGACCGTACTCGTTCGAAAGCTATCGTTGGTAAGCTCTTCAACGATCTGGGCAAGCGTTACGCTACCCGTGAGGGTGGCTACCTGCGCATCCTCAAGTGCGGTTTCCGCGCTGGCGACAACGCGCCTATGGCGTACGTCGAGTTGGTTGATCGTGCTACTGCTGGCGAAGCTGTATCCGCCGAGTAA